Genomic window (Syngnathus typhle isolate RoL2023-S1 ecotype Sweden linkage group LG19, RoL_Styp_1.0, whole genome shotgun sequence):
CTCCCAAATGAGTGGGAAAGGACAACGCCTCCGTGTGACTTGTCCACCGTGTTATCAATAAAGTTGCGGTGTTAGAAGACAAAACATCTTTCTTCATTGGTGTCCACTAATGCCTCCATGCTATTTTTGAACGGGGTCCATTTCAAGTGACACGCTGCTCTGAGACATTTTGGAGCCGTTGCCAAAACGTCTCACAAAAAACAGGACGTATGTTTCTCATTCATGTGAAGCTATTTCCTTCCTCCCTTGATGGAGCTCTGGAGATTCCTCAGGAGATGCTGAAATGGAGCCGCTGACCAAAGTTGACATCCGAGTCTCCCAAGATGATGAAAAGCACGACTAGTACAATCACGACACCAAAGTAGCTTTTAAGCATTTTATTAGCAAGAATACAAAAAAGTATCGGCATTCGCATACTACTTTAGCGTAGCATGAGCAACCCCACATGTTCAAGTAAAAAGATCCAAAATTACCCTCAcagtttttctttctctttgtttggtgctcttttgtttttaaaatccaaaacgttttttttttttgtgtacatttGGCACTTAATGCGGACGGCGGGCAGCCTCTTGACCACTTTTCTTTTCAGTGAGCATCTGCTTTTGGTCCTCAAATAAGTTAGCCCCaatataaatagaaaataatatattttgatCCGGACCTGATGAGGCGGCTGCAATGTCTGTCTGTTGAGAATCATTCATTCTTCTGTTGTGGTCCTCTTTCGTTAGTGTGCTTAGAAATTGACTCCAGAGATTCTGACATGCAAGCCAGAGAAGGGTCACGACCAGGCCCGTCGGGATTCAGTCCAAccttatgaacgattctttgtCCAGAACACCATACATCTTGGCCAGCTCCTCGAAACGTAACATTGTAACTTCCTAAAATGAATTACCCTCCAATATACATATGTAGACCAACAACTTCAGCTTGTGGCAGTGATCCGTTTGTCTGATGGGACTTCTTCaaccttcttttatttttatttttctgtctgtgtgctttgATGACCCGGCATTCTTCTACTGGAAATTTTCTagttttgtgacattttgttcACACGCCTTGTAAACCCACCAAACCAGGTCCGTTAAGGCGGTCGGGTTCTGGAAGGGAATCATATGAGCGACTCTCGTAGATGTTGTCGGGAAGCCACCACAGGGTGAAGAAAACCAGGCTCGTCTAGGCGTAATTCAATAAATGTGATGCTTTGTGTTCTTTCCCGACTACCACATGGGGGAATTGTTAGGGTCTAGAACGCCATACATCTCGGCCAGCTTCTTGAAGCGCGGTCCCCAGTCGTTGAGGTAATCGTAATCGTGGTCTCCGCCGGATCCGCCCGACTGAAGAGAGCTGAGCGACTCCGCTATTGAGCCCTCGCCCTCGTAGGCGTACGTCTGCAGGGAGTCGTAGGGCGGCGCACACGGATCCACGTCGGCCTCCACAAGCTTGGACAACACGTAGCCGTGAACGCCGCCGCCGGCATCAGCGCGAGCCATCGGTACGTAGCGAgacaaactctggatttccggAAACATGTCCTGCCGCGCCTCGCAAGCGTGTGGTTGCACTTCCCGCGGGTTCCACATGGCGGCGATGTCAAAGGCTTCCGTGTCCTCCTCGCCGCCGCCCTCGTCGTCGTAGCGAACGATGTTTTCGTGCACGTTCTCCTCGTTGTCGCTCAGGTACGGTTTCTTGCGGTGTGTCCGTAGTGACAACATGAGTAGAATCATCACtgataaaacacaaacacaaaaagagcAGTGTTAGCACAATTAGCACGGAAGCTAGGGTGTAAGCTAATAAGCTAGCTTAATGGATTTTAATGCGTTGTTCTTTTTAGCTATCTTTTTCGTTTTTTAGATGGCAAACTCACTCGTCTGCCAAGTAGTTTATCAGGTAGATcctaaatttcagtcacaactTTCTTTAATCTCGTTTTGTAGTTTTGTTTTAACTATTTAAGTTGTGGCTGAAGTGTTAGCTCGttggctagtaatttgttagctGATTGGTTACTTTGTCTTAGATTTTCAATTTAGTTTGTGTGTAAATATATTGGCTAGTTAGTTAGGCCATCTTTAAACTAGGTATTTCAgctagtgagtgagtgagtgaattaAAGTTAATTAATCAAGAGTCTTATGTTGTGTCACTTACCCAGGAGCACGAAAATGGCGGCAAGGATAGCAATGAGCGCGGCCCTGCTAAGGCTGGCGGGCAGGCTATAAGCTTCGGGGTTGCAGGTCATGATGTTTCCGTCGTGGTCACAGGCGCAAACGCGCACGCTCAATGTGGAGGTGCTGGTCTTTATCGGTGCCTCGCCGTCCGTCACCACGATGGGAAGGTAGAAGATGCTCTGCTCGCGCTGGGACCAGCCGCCACGACGCGTCAGGATCCATGCCGTGTTGTCTGAAGACATAAGTAGGGggttaattttattttacacattagttattattaccgtattgtccgcactataaggcgcaccggattataaggcgcaccttcaatgaatggcctaatttaaaactttgtccatatatatatacattaggCTCGTGGGCAGGACTTTGGAGACGCCAGCTGTAGTGGCTcagtattggtccatatataaggcacacctgattataaggcgcactgtcggcttttgagaaaatttgaggtttttaggtgtgccttatagtgcgtaaaatacggtagttataaTGCATTTATCATTTGACTAACTTCCCTTAATATTTGGGACATTTTTACCAATATTTATTTGGCAAACGTTCTATACTTCCTCCAATATAATTTTTGGGTGTATGTAGTAGTAACCTTGGTTGTCCCTCAGGGTGAAGTTGGGATTGTTGGCGGCGTGTGGCGCTAATGCGTAGGAGAAGTGATGTCCGCTGGGAGGCTCGTCAGGATCCACGGCCGTCACAGCCTGGATCAACTACGAAGGCGAAGATCATCACCAGGTGACGTAAAACTCGCACGGGTTTGCGTTCAGTTGACGCGCGTTACCTGTCCCGCCTTGGCACCGTCACACACGAAGGCCTCAAGGGTGTCGCTGAGCGTGGGCgcgttgtcgttgacgtcctGCACGCGAATGGACACGGCCACGCTAGACAGCTTCGAAGGATTATCTGACAGACACACAGAATACCATCAGCACAACATGAGCACAATTGTTACGAATGTTTCAAACCTCACACCCGATTTGAAACCGTAACTTACAACCCTAACCAGACCTAGATCGTTTCTGCTTGAAACCTTATTCTGAAAACCCAACCCTGGCTTGAACCGCTCATCTTTGTTAAGAGCCCTAAATTTGGGAATGTGTGAGTACCGATAACAGGTGTCCGTATCGGGTTGGTACCGGCCTTTTTCAACTTCGACTTGTGGAGgggaccaataaaaaaaaaaatctgttaccAGGTAAGTTCCCCTCGGCAGTAGTTGGCAATATATTGCAGCATTTTCATTCTGGGTAAAAACCGAAGGTGTCACCGTACTTACTCATCTCCATGGCCAGCACGCTGATGTTGTGCCAGCCCAGCTGCTCACGGTCCAGCGGACGCAATGTGATTAGAGCACCAGACGTGATGTCCACGTAGAAGAACTTGTCCGGGTCACTGGAACGGTCCAGGGAGTACCTGAAGAGAAGGACCACAAAGTGCAAGATAAAGACAGGACAAGGACACGAAGATGAAGAAAAGAGGAGATTTGGGCGAGGACGAGAAGCATAAtagggaaaagaagaaaaaggaaagcTGAGAAGTATAAGAACAAGCAGTTGGAGGAGAAGAAAGACAAGAATCTGGAGTAGGACATGGAAGAGGACAAAGAAGAGACCGCTCATAGTGGCCAGTCAAGCTAGTGTTGTGTAATGGCGACCTCTGTTGGCAACTAACCAGCATTGCGCCTTGCTCATCACGTGCTAGATCCTCATTTGCCACGATTGGGGACACCTGACTAGGTTATTTTGATGTAGCTGCCCACAAGTGGGTGAGCCAGTACACGTGTCCTTGACAACACATCCATGGGGTGACCTCTCACCTCACAGTGTTGTTGGCATGGTCCGGGTCCCTGGCGGCCACCGTCTTGACCAGCGTGCCCACGTCAGCGTCCTCGGCCACGTCCACCAAGTAAGCCGGCGCGTCGAACACGGGCGGCTCATCCACGTCGTCCACGCTTACGTGCACAATGGTGACGTCGTGGAAGGTGTTGGTGTCGTGGCGGGAAAATGAAGAGGCGGGCTCCACATGCGTGTTGGCACCCTCTACCTTCAGCGTGTAACTTCGCTTGGCCTCAAAGTCCAGTGGCTGCCAGACAAACATGTAATAATACTTCAAACCTTAACACgggcttgaaaccctaactttaGTTCAAAACCCTAATTGAGGCTTTAAATTCAAAACCTTAACCTTGGCTTGGAACCCTGacttaaaaccctaacccttattTCAAATCCTAACTCTGACCTGACACCcaaatttgaaaccctaccaCTAGATTTACATTCAAAGCCCAAGGCTCTTTTAGAGGCTTAACCTCAATTTGAAACCCAATCTTGAATTTGTAATCTAGGTTTTAAACCATACTTTAAAATCCTATGCAAGGCTTGAAACCCTACCCTTTGTTTAAAACCCTATCCCAGTCCTGAAACACTAATCATGGCACAAAACCCAATTTAAAGCCCCATCTATATTTTGACACCCCAAAGTGAAATCCTACCCAGtatttaaaaccctaacccaatcTTGAAACCCCAATTTAAAATCCTAACCCTGCCTTGACACCCCACCTCAAAAGTGTAGCCCCACCTTTTTTACGGTGATGATGGCGAATCTGTTGCTGCTGTCGGTGACGATGTCAAAGGTGTCCCTGCCGTCGCCGTCGATGACGCGGTACGTCATGTCGGCATTGACTCCTACGTCGCGGTCCTCGGCCTGGATGCGTCCCACCTCCGAATCCACCGTGGCGGACTCGGGGACGCTCATCTGATACAACCCTGCGCAAAAGGATGGACCGGTCATTTTACTAACCACCACAAGAGGGAGCCAAACCTCCACACCGGAGGACAACCCAGTTCTGGAAACACTACAAAACATATGCAGAGGAACTCAAACGAAATATAACAGAAGAGAAAAAGCCTtctgaagacatttttttttttaaaacaagaaaACTGTaagtatcattttttttcttttattgcatACTTTCATTGTGATGTTGCAGCACTCCTTGTACAAGTCCGTTCTCTGATTAAGTGtaaatcatttaaaatactaGCCCAGGCTCAATAAGTTGTAGCAGCATCAAACTGTCCACGCACAATTTGTTCCGCTATATTTTGATGCCTTTTATTTCTCTTTGATGTCTTTTATATTTCATTGATGTCTTTTACGACTTTGTCCTGCACCAATAAGATCGCTCAGGTCCGCTTCACCAGTGTATAAATAATGCCAGTTTGAACAAAATTCAGCGACAACGCAATGCTAAACCCGTCTCTCCACAACTGTACTTTAAAACTAacctttgttaaaaaaaaattactggcGAGAAACACCTTGTACCTACCTTAACCCTCACATTGAGAAAATTGTATGTGTGGAAAAGCTCAAGACGTGTCTCACTTTGGTCAAAGACGGGCGGGTTGTCGTTGACATCCCCGAGCGAGATGTCCACGCGGGTGGTTCCGGCAAGGCCGCCCAGCTGGCCGCCCATGTCCTTGGCCTGGATGACCACTGTGTAGTTTGCCCGGGTTTCCCGATCCATGTCGGCCAGGGAGACCCGTACCACACCTGAGGAAACACGTGTCAAACACATAAAGCTACACAGCTTGGCATCCCCCACCAATGTCATACGGCAAAGCATGTCGGTATAAGACCTCATCATGTCCAAACCCAAGTCTTAGGTCTTGGAACTGTGTCATTCCAATATGTATTGTAGCAAACGGCCCTCGCGTACCGGTCTTGGCGTCCACCGAGAAGTAAGGCTGACCCTCCAGAATGCTGTAGACCACGCGGGCGCTGTTGCCGTACGTCGGGTCGTCGGCATCCGTAGCGGTCAGCTGAATCACTGACGTTCCTGGCAGGGATGAAATGGTTCGCCGTTTATAGATGAACCATGATTCAATTTCTAATTCAGTAAGGTTTTTAAATGTAGGCTGCGCCAAAGCACTTTTTTTGTTCAAACAAGGCCTGACTAAATGAAATGCCTCTCGTCTGTCCAACATATTGTAATCATTGTTAGTACAATAcaactcaactttatttagataattttaaaaaatgacagaGCTTATACTGTATCGTCCTTCATCTGGCGAAAATAGGTTGTACCTATTTTGGACATTTCCGGGACAGACGCCCGATATGGTCCATCAAGGAACTTGGGCTCGTTGTCGTTGATGTCTTGGATCTTGACGATAAACTCCGACTCTGGCTCGAGCGGCCTGTCGGTGAGGCGGTTGCGGGCCTGCGCTCGCAGCACGTACTGCGCCTTGACTTCACGGTCCAGCCTTTGGATGGCGTGGATGTCGCCGGTGCTGTCGTCGATGGTGAAGGTGTTGCCGGCGCCTTCGCCCGTCAGGATGTACTTGATGGAGCCATCACCTTTGTCCATGTCCGAGTGGAGCTTTGTTCAAAACAAGAATGCTTTGAGTTTATCGAGTCAGCGGAAACTCTCTTCTAAGGATCAAGACTACAGATTCAGTAGCCTGTGAGAACCGTAACCCATACTCCAAATCCAGTAACCTGACCACTAAGCCCAACTCGAGCATACCCAACGAACCCTAAACCCTACTCTCTTCCACTTCTTCCCAATCCAATAACTCACAAACTAATTTCCAGACCATACCAAATCCAACCATAACCTCCAATCCCTATTGCACAAAACGTAAATGCTTAGACACATGGATATGGAAGTGATATCAGGTGATGCAACGTCTGTTCTTGTAATAAAATAATCAGAACATGTCACAGGGCTAAGTGGTACAACTCATTATTGGATCTCAGATGAGATAATCCTTCATTGATCCGCCAGGGAATCAATTCCAAATTCTATTAATTAAAAAGAACACAGCAGTGCAATCGATGCTAATGTTGACATTTGCAAGCAGAAAAGCACATGTTGACCTCTCCAAGATTAGGCTGGCAGTGAAACGCTATTTGGTGCGGCGACTCCTAATCATCGTAGAATCAGAGGCAAATCACCACCTTTTTGTTGCTGGGGCGACCGTGGAG
Coding sequences:
- the LOC133143899 gene encoding cadherin-20-like → MEPRSASWLYVMLCVMSLLPTPADSMPRVRRVKRGWVWNQFFVLEEYTGLDPLYIGKLHSDMDKGDGSIKYILTGEGAGNTFTIDDSTGDIHAIQRLDREVKAQYVLRAQARNRLTDRPLEPESEFIVKIQDINDNEPKFLDGPYRASVPEMSKIGTSVIQLTATDADDPTYGNSARVVYSILEGQPYFSVDAKTGVVRVSLADMDRETRANYTVVIQAKDMGGQLGGLAGTTRVDISLGDVNDNPPVFDQRLYQMSVPESATVDSEVGRIQAEDRDVGVNADMTYRVIDGDGRDTFDIVTDSSNRFAIITVKKPLDFEAKRSYTLKVEGANTHVEPASSFSRHDTNTFHDVTIVHVSVDDVDEPPVFDAPAYLVDVAEDADVGTLVKTVAARDPDHANNTVRYSLDRSSDPDKFFYVDITSGALITLRPLDREQLGWHNISVLAMEMNNPSKLSSVAVSIRVQDVNDNAPTLSDTLEAFVCDGAKAGQLIQAVTAVDPDEPPSGHHFSYALAPHAANNPNFTLRDNQDNTAWILTRRGGWSQREQSIFYLPIVVTDGEAPIKTSTSTLSVRVCACDHDGNIMTCNPEAYSLPASLSRAALIAILAAIFVLLVMILLMLSLRTHRKKPYLSDNEENVHENIVRYDDEGGGEEDTEAFDIAAMWNPREVQPHACEARQDMFPEIQSLSRYVPMARADAGGGVHGYVLSKLVEADVDPCAPPYDSLQTYAYEGEGSIAESLSSLQSGGSGGDHDYDYLNDWGPRFKKLAEMYGVLDPNNSPMW